From a single Hemibagrus wyckioides isolate EC202008001 linkage group LG27, SWU_Hwy_1.0, whole genome shotgun sequence genomic region:
- the LOC131347362 gene encoding uncharacterized protein LOC131347362 isoform X1 yields MLIRKRTFSAAATLMLMLSGVLANPSVTLHLQSLCAVTGSTVKIPCSYSKAYSVKQKQWYRAQRFKGLPQDLRKDPEYSGRVFVNTWWSDCELTVKNVRVSDSGVYNFRIKTQSSWISASSGVQLTVTGLKVTVSGQYNWKKLSCATTCNLSNKPIYIWYKNGQRVSEQYINELDVSSWEAGSYSCAVKGHEELRSPAVCVFDKSCWSVTYSTQTICSLIGSSVDIHSYYTFPNNYQVTKVEWFINELEDVREDVEYQDRVQYTNSSQNDCSLRITDLRERDAQTYRFRFHTDRVTHTGESGVTLSVTGLKVTVSGQYNWKKLSCATTCSLSNKPIYIWYKNGQRVSEQYINELGVSSWEAGSYSCAVKGHEELRSPAVCVFDKSCWSVTYSTQTICSLIGSSVDIHSYYTFPNNYQVTKVEWFINELEDVREDEEYQGRVQYTNSSQNDCSLRITDLRERDAQTYRFRFHTDRVTHTGESGVTLSVTGLKVTVSGQYNWKKLSCATTCSLSNKTHLYLVQEWTAC; encoded by the exons ATGCTGATTAGGAAAAGAACATTTTCCGCAGCAGCAACTCTCATGCTGATGTTGTCAG gagTGCTGGCCAATCCCAGTGTAACACTTCACTTACAAAGTCTCTGTGCTGTTACTGGATCTACAGTAAAAATACCGTGTTCATATTCAAAGGCATATTCTGTGAAACAGAAACAGTGGTATCGAGCCCAGAGGTTTAAAGGACTACCACAAGACCTGAGAAAAGATCCAGAATACTCAGGACGAGTGTTTGTAAACACCTGGTGGTCTGACTGTGAACTAACAGTGAagaatgtgagagtgagtgactcTGGAGTTTATAACTTTAGAATTAAAACACAAAGCAGCTGGATATCAGCCTCATCTGGAGTTCAACTGACTgttacag GCCTGAAGGTTACAGTATCAGGCCAGTACAACTGGAAGAAGCTGAGCTGTGCCACCACCTGCAATCTTTCTAACAAACCCATTTATATCTGGTACAAGAATGGACAGCGTGTTAGTGAACAGTACATAAATGAACTGGATGTCAGTAGTTGGGAAGCAGGCAGCTACTCCTGTGCTGTAAAAGGACATGAGGAGCTTCGCTCTCCTGCTGTCT GTGTTTTTGATAAGAGCTGCTGGAGTGTGACTTACTCCACCCAGACtatctgctctctgattggctcatcAGTAGacatacacagttattacacctTTCCTAATAATTACCAGGTCACAAAAGTAGAGTGGTTCATTAATGAACTtgaggatgtgagagaggaTGTAGAGTATCAGGATCGAGTGCAGTACACAAACAGCTCCCAGAATGACTGTAGTCTGAGAATCactgacctgagagagagagacgctcaaACATACAGGTTCAGATTCCACACTGATCGAGTCACACACACTGGTGAATCAGgtgtcactctgtctgtcacag GCCTGAAGGTTACAGTATCAGGCCAGTACAACTGGAAGAAGCTGAGCTGTGCCACCACCTGCAGTCTTTCTAACAAACCCATTTATATCTGGTACAAGAATGGACAGCGTGTTAGTGAACAGTACATAAATGAACTGGGTGTCAGTAGTTGGGAAGCAGGCAGCTACTCCTGTGCTGTAAAAGGACATGAGGAGCTTCGCTCTCCTGCTGTCT GTGTTTTTGATAAGAGCTGCTGGAGTGTGACTTACTCCACCCAGACtatctgctctctgattggctcatcAGTAGacatacacagttattacacctTTCCTAATAATTACCAGGTCACAAAAGTAGAGTGGTTCATTAATGAACTtgaggatgtgagagaggaTGAAGAGTATCAGGGTCGAGTGCAGTACACAAACAGCTCCCAGAATGACTGTAGTCTGAGAATCactgacctgagagagagagacgctcaaACATACAGGTTCAGATTCCACACTGATCGAGTCACACACACTGGGGAATCAGgtgtcactctgtctgtcacag GCCTGAAGGTTACAGTATCAGGCCAGTACAACTGGAAGAAGCTGAGCTGTGCCACCACCTGCAGTCTTTCTAACAAAACCCATTTATATCTGGTACAAGAATGGACAGCGTGTTAG
- the LOC131347362 gene encoding uncharacterized protein LOC131347362 isoform X2, with protein MYFIFIYFMYYVGVFDKSCWSVTYSTQTICSLIGSSVDIHSYYTFPNNYQVTKVVWFINELEDVREDVEYQGRVQYTNSSQNNCSLRITDLRERDAQTYRFRFHTDRVTHTGESGVTLSVTGLKVTVSGQYNWKKLSCATTCNLSNKPIYIWYKNGQRVSEQYINELDVSSWEAGSYSCAVKGHEELRSPAVCVFDKSCWSVTYSTQTICSLIGSSVDIHSYYTFPNNYQVTKVEWFINELEDVREDVEYQDRVQYTNSSQNDCSLRITDLRERDAQTYRFRFHTDRVTHTGESGVTLSVTGLKVTVSGQYNWKKLSCATTCSLSNKPIYIWYKNGQRVSEQYINELGVSSWEAGSYSCAVKGHEELRSPAVCVFDKSCWSVTYSTQTICSLIGSSVDIHSYYTFPNNYQVTKVEWFINELEDVREDEEYQGRVQYTNSSQNDCSLRITDLRERDAQTYRFRFHTDRVTHTGESGVTLSVTGLKVTVSGQYNWKKLSCATTCSLSNKTHLYLVQEWTAC; from the exons atgtatttcatatttatatattttatgtattatgtagGTGTTTTTGATAAGAGCTGCTGGAGTGTGACTTACTCCACCCAGACtatctgctctctgattggctcatcAGTGGacatacacagttattacacctTTCCTAATAATTACCAGGTCACAAAAGTAGTGTGGTTCATTAATGAACTtgaggatgtgagagaggaTGTAGAGTATCAGGGTCGAGTGCAGTACACAAACAGCTCCCAGAATAACTGTAGTCTGAGAATCactgacctgagagagagagacgctcaaACATACAGGTTCAGATTCCACACTGATCGAGTCACACACACTGGGGAATCAGgtgtcactctgtctgtcacag GCCTGAAGGTTACAGTATCAGGCCAGTACAACTGGAAGAAGCTGAGCTGTGCCACCACCTGCAATCTTTCTAACAAACCCATTTATATCTGGTACAAGAATGGACAGCGTGTTAGTGAACAGTACATAAATGAACTGGATGTCAGTAGTTGGGAAGCAGGCAGCTACTCCTGTGCTGTAAAAGGACATGAGGAGCTTCGCTCTCCTGCTGTCT GTGTTTTTGATAAGAGCTGCTGGAGTGTGACTTACTCCACCCAGACtatctgctctctgattggctcatcAGTAGacatacacagttattacacctTTCCTAATAATTACCAGGTCACAAAAGTAGAGTGGTTCATTAATGAACTtgaggatgtgagagaggaTGTAGAGTATCAGGATCGAGTGCAGTACACAAACAGCTCCCAGAATGACTGTAGTCTGAGAATCactgacctgagagagagagacgctcaaACATACAGGTTCAGATTCCACACTGATCGAGTCACACACACTGGTGAATCAGgtgtcactctgtctgtcacag GCCTGAAGGTTACAGTATCAGGCCAGTACAACTGGAAGAAGCTGAGCTGTGCCACCACCTGCAGTCTTTCTAACAAACCCATTTATATCTGGTACAAGAATGGACAGCGTGTTAGTGAACAGTACATAAATGAACTGGGTGTCAGTAGTTGGGAAGCAGGCAGCTACTCCTGTGCTGTAAAAGGACATGAGGAGCTTCGCTCTCCTGCTGTCT GTGTTTTTGATAAGAGCTGCTGGAGTGTGACTTACTCCACCCAGACtatctgctctctgattggctcatcAGTAGacatacacagttattacacctTTCCTAATAATTACCAGGTCACAAAAGTAGAGTGGTTCATTAATGAACTtgaggatgtgagagaggaTGAAGAGTATCAGGGTCGAGTGCAGTACACAAACAGCTCCCAGAATGACTGTAGTCTGAGAATCactgacctgagagagagagacgctcaaACATACAGGTTCAGATTCCACACTGATCGAGTCACACACACTGGGGAATCAGgtgtcactctgtctgtcacag GCCTGAAGGTTACAGTATCAGGCCAGTACAACTGGAAGAAGCTGAGCTGTGCCACCACCTGCAGTCTTTCTAACAAAACCCATTTATATCTGGTACAAGAATGGACAGCGTGTTAG